In Euleptes europaea isolate rEulEur1 chromosome 10, rEulEur1.hap1, whole genome shotgun sequence, the genomic window GGGGGCGTGGCTTCACCTGCTTGCTGTCCCCTCCCTGCCCGCTCGCACACGCTCTCTTTTCCCGGTGTGCCCTAAGCCTGCACTGGCTGTCTCTGGCTACATCCCTGGGCCACGTCGCTCAATGCCCAGTGAGCTCTTGCTCAGTTGGTTCCCTGATGCTGCCttccccccatcctcctctgCTGCCATGAACATCTTCTGCCTCACCGGGAACCTGTCCCACTTGGCGGCTATCATCATTCTGCTCCTCAAGATCTGGAAGACCTGCTTGTGTGCTGGTATATCTGGGAAAAACCAGCTTCTCTTTGCATTGGTCTTCACTACTCATTACCTGGATCTCTTCactgcattcatttcattttataaCACTTCTATGAAGCTTATCTACATTGCTTGTTCGTATGCCACATTCTACCTGATCTACATGAAATTTAAGGCTACCTATGATGGGAATCATGAAACATTCAGAGTGGAGCATCTCTTGGTTTCAGTTGGCAGGTTGTCATTCCTCGTCAATCATGACTTCACCCCTCTAGAGATCTTGTGGACCTTCTCCATTTACCTGGAGTCAGTTGCTATCCTCCCTCAACTTTTCATGATCAGCAAAACTGGGGAAGTGGAGACCATCACCACCCACTACCTTTTCTTCCTGGGCCTGTACTGTGCCTTGTACCTTATCAACTGGATTTGGCGCTACTACTTTGAGGGGTTCTTCAACCTCATAGCTGTTGTGGCTGGCGAGGTCCAGACTATTCTGTACGGTGTCTTCTTCTATTTGTATGTTACAAAAGTACTCAAAGGAAAGAAGCTCCGTTTGCCAGTGTAAGTGCTTAGAACAATCCTGACCCCAAGCAAAAGCTGAAGTTGCTTGAGACAGAAAGTCCCCATACCTCTGCTTGCGGAGGGTCATCAGCAGGCTCTGTAGGACCAGAGAACAACCAGCTGACGTCTGTTTCTTTGCCCTCTATCTTTTTTATTACTATGCATAAAGATTTTttacataaagaaacgtaatacTGTGTGAATTATTTCAGGGTGTAGGTTCAATTGGAATTGTTCCAAAAGTGAGATTTTTTGGTGAGGTTGTTTATGACCAGGAATTAagtgaaaatgtttttgttcccacccaccccccatggaTTCTTTTGAAATTACTGACTTTGCTTTGATGCACACAGACGTGTGCTGATTGATGGATGGTAACAATTTTGATATCAGATTCCATTCCACTGTATTTATTCCCCCCCACACGTACAAGTTGAATGTTTTGGGTTGTCAACAGAAGGGAAGACCAGAAATTCTCGTGGTTAGGATGCTGCCATTTCATAAATTTTCTTAAATCAGCTAGGATTCCCTCCCCTATTTTTTCCAATAGGGAACCCCTCCTATAGTATCTGCTAGTACATACCACCTTCTACCTCTGATACCTTTTGAAGATATTAGCTTGAGAGTATTTGGTGCCAATGCAGGGGTTTTGAATATGGGGTTTTTGCATTTGTAAAATTAGCAGCAGGCCCTTCCATTGTGTTATTTTGTTCAAGATGAAACTCTTCCACATTTTGTGGGTGCTCGAAGCCTCTACTTTTTCTTAATGGCTTCATTGTTAACAGCTGTTAAGGACAACCCTTGTGATAGTTGTCCAACTTGAAGTACTCTGTAgatggcagtttttaaaaaaaccatatcTGCAACTTCTTAAAAAACCAATAACTTTACGAGCAATGTCCGTGTTTAGCTGCAAACAACTTTTAGAATGTGCCAGTTTTGAGCAATTTAGTGTAATTTTTATAAGCCTTATTCCTCCATCAGCAGCACCAAGTACTATTCTGTCTCACCTTTGAATGCATTGATTCCCTTTTTTTACTGAGCTGATGCATGACAACTTCTCATGTGTTCCCATCCTAAATAAACATTTTATGAAGtggtaaaaaaggaaaataagaaaATCAGCCCCTTGTTTATAAACAGCAAACTGAATGTGAACCAAATTGGCAGGTGTTCAAACATCTTCATGCAAAACTGGCTAATGTATGTAAGTGTTGCTAGTGGAATTTATTTTTACCtctctttgcatttaattttgacACAGCATGTGAACACTTTTGATGTTGATTATTCTATGTCCAGCTATTTTCATTACCTGTATGCCAACTCTTaatcctttttaatttttccttgtgCTGCTGTTCCAGGTCACAATCACTTGGGTAAGATTAATCCATTGTTTGTTTTGTGGAGGAGGACATGACATGGTCCTTGAGAACTGTAGCTTGAAGCCTAGAAAGTTACATAATTTCAACAAGAACATCTTGATTGTACAGCTTGTTTTAGCCAGTGTATTAAAGAAAACCTGGGGCAAGCTTACTGCTTTCTTGGCAGGATCAGACAACATTCAATTTCCCATAATGAAGGTCATTCAAAATGTGTCCCTCTCAGGAAAAATTAATTAAACTTATATTTCTTTCAACAATTCTGATTTTTCCAGAGATTGAAATATAAAGCACCAAACACTACTGGACTGTGTGGTTGCTTTTATACAGACTAGGGGCATTATTGTAGCCGCAACACTATATGCAATCCatccattaatttttttgttttaaggttgttgttgttgttttaatttaagtatGTGAAAAGATAGGTGAATATCTGGATGGCCTGTTCAAGAACGGTTTGGGTTCCAGAATTTAGTGCAGCTGTGGATATTTAGTCCTGGGCATATCACTCATAGTCCCATAAGTAAGATGGGAGGAACGTGAAGGTTGTATGAGCTTTCATTCCTGATTGAGCAATAGCAGTTGAAAttaccaaaaataataatggaagaAAAATGCCTCTCTGCGGGACAGAGATTAAGGAAGAGGATGCCTGCTTTCCCCATTTTCTTAATTCAGCCTTTCTCTCTATACGCTTACAAGTGAAGGTTACTGTGAAATTTAGGTCGTATCACACCAAGCTTCTGGATTAGTTAATTTCACTCTGACTTTAAATGTTGTTGAAGAGCAAAATATTTTTCAGTGGCTGACAACTGCAGTACCCATATGGtatctgacgaaaggagctttgactctccaaagcttatacccgaaaaatattgttggtctctaaggtgcaactggacttgaatctgacaCCCCTATAATATACAAAGTGGAGTTTCACTGGGACGTATTCTATGACAGTCTTCCATAGTTTCATGGAACTCTTGGGTTCTGCAGATATCTCTTAGGGGTTCCATGAAATTTTATAATCTGCCGCCTCAGGCACATCACTTCTATTTTTGCCTGTGAACTATGTTTAATACTTTTTACTAGTTTTTATCAGTGAGAAGGACTTGAAGTTTCATTAGAAATCACATTACAGAATTTCCTCAACCAAAGAAGTGTTAGAAGCCTGTATTCTGCACTGTTCTTTTGGGCTCTTTCATCTTTTGTGACACTTGCTACTGGAATTCACTTATATAAGATAATGCAAGTTCCACCATGTCATGAGTACCAGATTTTGACTTGAAATTCTAAGCTTTGAAAACTGATCATAATGCAAACCTGTATTAATATTGTTgtattttctcttttctctcccatGCTCTTTTGACAGCTATTCTATCCGTCATTCCATAAGTATGCCTGCTATGAGGTAAAAGTTATACATTCTTGTTATAGTGGTGTAATGGAAATTTTATATtaatgtagacattaggaagaatttcctaacagagtggttccttagtggaacagacttcctcgagaggtggtaagtgctccttccctggaggtttttaagcagaggctagatggccatctgtccgcaatgctgattctgtgggcAGTTcaggggagggagggcatcttggccatcttctgggcatggagtaggggtcactgggtgtgtgtgggggaggtagttgtgaatttcttgcattgtgcagggggttggactagatgaccctggtggtcccttccaactctatgattctatggtagaaAATGATGTGTAATCCTCAGCCTCTAGCTGTTATGAAATACACATGTTAATATGAGGGGGGGGAGTTCTCTCCCTTTTAACTTATACTGCTACTTTATTTTAAACACACACCCAGAAAATATCTTGTACGCCTTAGCAGAAATTAGAGAAAACCAAGAAGTCTATCTAGATGGTCGCAGTTCTGTGATGCAGGTAAATATTCGTACTGCGCTCAGAATGGACCTAGAAATACAGAGGAAACACAACATATTAATAATGAAAAATTGACTGGTGCTTTAAAAGGGTGCAGTCTGTGTGCTTTTGCCGTATTGCTAGGAAATTAATTGGCTTCTCCCAGAAAAGGAGAAAGATCCAACTCACATTTCACATTATGCTGACTGTCCTCTTTACAATTTATATGCCTGCTTCAGAGGCACGTACACTAACATAGAGCCAGTTAAAAGTTTCCAAATGGAAACCTGTCTTGAGTTGACCGTAGTTCGGGCAGGGCTGCCTAAGCTATGGGAAGCAGCTGTGGCCATTGCTTAGAGTAATTTTGTAACAACCAACACTGAACTTGTGCAGTAAAGTATATGGAAGTGATAAAGGGTTTTGTGCTTAATGGTCTGTGCTGCTTCCTTCCATGGAACTGAAGAGCTTCTGCTGTCTTCTTTGGGATCAACCTAGATCATTGTTCCCGTTTGCAGCATGGAATTAACATGCAATTTAATTTGATCACCATCCATTCTTCAACCTTAGCTGGATCCTAAGTATATTGAGGTAATTCTAGTAGATGTCATGGACCATACTCCTAAATAAGTATTCTGTctaaattgaagaagaagagttggtttttatatgccgactttctctgccttttaaggagaatcaaaccaggttacaatctccttcccttcctctccccacaacagacaccttgtgaggtaggtgaggctgagagagttcagagagaacggtgactagcccaaggtaaccaagctggcttcatgtggaggagtggggaatcaaacccagttctccagattagagtccaccgctcttaaccactgcaccacgctggctcagaaccTATGAGACCCTTGGAAATCTGTGATTGCATCATTGCAGTGTTTTTTAAAGATTAACTACAGCTGTGTGTGGTCATTGCATGGATGGGACAGGGGATTTAATCCTGTGACAGCCCTCTAAAAACAAAAAGACACAAAACACATACTggtctttttattttccttttaaaagtctAATAACATTGAAAGGGGGGTTGGTTTTGGTTGCAAAACCATGCAGGGATAAAAAAGTGAAATGCCCTCTTGGTGCAGCTTTGATATGGATTGGGGCCTTCTGTGACTATGACTTGTCTTTAGGACTTTTTACTCTGACTCTTTGTCACCAAGGGAGATGGTATGAATGCATTTTCATTTGTGTAGTACCCTGAATATTGAGCAATTTTTCATTGGCAGTAAAAAGgtctttctttcctccccagtGTCTCACTCTACCACTTAACactgggcagaaaaaggcagttGGAAAGTTGTGGAACATGCACGTTTTGTGTGTGCAGTCACATAGGGCTCTAGTGTGCATTTATTTTGCATAGAACATCTAGTAGTACACTGTTCTCATATGTGCTGCTTTTGATGGGTGGTGCCCTGTGTTACCTTGTGTTTGCATTCCAGCCTCACTCAGGGCAGCAGCACAGCTGGCCAAAAGCTGCATGCGAGACGGTTTTAGCACTTTAGACCCAACTGTTTGGTAAAGAAAGGATGCTCCACAAGTTATCTCTGGTGGTGTAGCGGGTCCTGAGGATTTTCCCCAGCTGGCACACCCCACTCAGGTTCCTCTTCAGTGGTGGCATCAGTACTACGTCCCCTTGATGAGAAAAGTAGTGATTTCTGAAGCCAGCAGACCTCAGGGGATCAAATTCATCTTCTGGTTGACAGTTGTTTGAAATTGAGTGCATATTGTTACTATTACAGTAGCCAATATGGCAACACAATATATATGCAGTTACTTAAGTGGGTCTTACTTCTGTGTTGTCATGGCTCTCAAGATCATCATAACTGAAATTTAGAGGTAATGACAAGTGTATAGTTGCTGAACTACAGAAGTATATTCTGACAGAGTAATTTTGTTATTGTGGCATTATCTAATGGAAACTGAGGACATAAATCTATTAAAGGGCTGACAGTTTTGTGGTTTACTTTTCCAGGAATTCTCCTACGTTCAAATCCTTTGAAGAAAAGGTTGAGACCACCGTCACAAGCCTTAAGGTATGCAGCAGAAGTGGCGTGGCTGGCTAGGTCTGCACCTGCTTGGTTTTGCATGAATCTGCCACTGAAAATAATACAAGTAATTGGGACAATCAACACCTTATACTGTGATCAGCCACTGATTGTTACTTCACGCTGGGAAAGGAGAGGGGTAGTTACCTGCAAGTTATATGTCATTAGAGAAATATAAATCTTCCCACTATTACTGTTGTTCAGGTTGTGTATACTCAAGAAATGATCACTTCTTCATGTCCTGCCCATGCCCTgtaagatcagcctagagcagtgggtTTCATCTTTTCTAGAACCAGGGCCCACCTTTGACATCCAAGGTGGCTGCATTTGGACCACCAAGCTGCAAGCATGTAACATatggaagaggaagagctggagtTATGTCACTGGTGTCAAGGCCAGGACTATGGGGAGCAGACCAACAGAACTGGAGATAGAAAGCCAAAAGGTGTACCATAAAGGAACAAGCTAACAGCAAGAGAAATGGATGAATCTTTGTTGCTGAGTGGGCTTGCCATCCTGTTGCTCTTAAAGAGAGCGTGCAAGGGGAAGAAGGCAGAACAGTGCCTTTGTTCACCAAAAGCAACTGCTCCCCAAGAAGGTGCAAAACAAAAAGGTGGCTGTATAGCAGCCCACAACCCAGCATTTGGGACTCTGTGTCTCACCTAATGGTCACAGTCCATTTGTGgaagacccctgatctagaacatCTTCTCCGCAGTTAGAGGACGTCTGTTGGATTGCTTCGCTATTCTTTGGATTGTTCTTCATCGCTTTTTTCTTCAAGTTGTCTCTTGGTTCCGTTATGGCACTTTTCAAAAATGCAAGTCCTGCAGGACCAAGATGGTGAAATCAGACAAGCACAAGGACTGCCTTCTCTGCCTGGGTGAGGGACACATTCTATCCTCCTGTGCCCTCTTCACCCCTAATGCCCGCAAAGACCGGAATCTGAGGCTCAAGGCTGCCCTTTGGGAGAAGGCCATGAACTTTCCCGGAGTTCAGGACTCGGGGGGGAAAGAGATCCAAAGCATCTAAGAAAGAACTAGTTTCTTTAAGGAGGCAGGTGAGGGATATTCAGATGGGATATTGATGCCGTGTCTTTTAAAACTCAGGATCCAGTACAAAAATTTAatcaaacaaaagaaaatggaacacacttttattttattagaatctgaatattacatttttaaattaaagttgcattggtggtggaaagtgccgccaagtcgcagccaatttatgaagaccccttatggggttttcaaggcaagagactttcagagaaggtttgctactgcctgcctctgtgtagtgaccctggacttccttggtggtctcccatccaaatacttaccagggctgaccttgcttaacttccaagatctgacaagatcaggatagcttgggccatccaggtcagggcaaaagctATATTAGACAGCAATTTTCATGCTTCTGCTGCATGATTGCACTTTTATAAATTTTAACATTAGAAAACTTATATGATGGCCAACAGATTCAGAAGTGACATCGCATCTAGTTTTAGAGTTATCCTGAATCAAGTAGCGATGTAGGTTTGAAAAGAATTTGACTTGGACCCTAAGCCTAGCTACAGTTTGTAACCTATTAGTCCCTTGCAAAAGCAGTTCTCCACTGTGTGTTTTCCTCTGGTTTCAAGTGCTCATTAGCTCACTGAAAGATGCTGATTTTGCATAAGCAGGGGCTCCTAGTAGCAGAGGATTGCCCCTGCAGCCAAAAAAGGGATAGCACAAATAGAAGGGAGGCTTAGGATCGAAGTCTATTATGGATTTTGAATAATCTTACCCAAAActgattggttctcgtaggttatccgggctgtgtaaccgtggtcttggtattttctttcctgacgttcctTACCCAAAACTGAATTTGTAACAAAAACGTAACTTGGGGCAAAGTGCTATTATTTCATACACACACTTTGCCTCTTGCAGAAGTCAATACTACTCTAGAATTGTCAATTTTGCAAGTTAGCTCGAGCAGCTTTCTACAAAGGAACTGTTTTAAATAGCAATTATTTCTGTGCCTCCTTTTCTtaccctcacctggatagccctaggctcgcctgatctcatcagatctctgaagctaagcagagtcgacccTGCCTAGTATTTGGCTGGATGCCCTTCAATACCAGGGTCGTTACCCGgaagcaggtaatggcaaaccacctctgaagtctcttgccttgaaaaccccaccggggtcgccataagtctgctgtgacgtGACAGCCAAAACAAAAGTTGCTATTACACTTATAACCCCTTTTGTTTTgagttaaagaaacaaaaaaataccTACTTTTTACAGTTACAGATCGTATTTAATTACAGTGGTCCTAAGCATTTATTTTGCCAATAACAGCAGAAAAATTAGCCTTCTTGTTTAACCAAATGTATCAGTCATTGGCTTGCTTGTTCCTTTCAGACAAAAGTCGGAGGTGCAAGCCAGAGTGGAGGAAGTTTTGAAGAAGTTCTCAGTTCTGCTGCCCATGCCAGTGCCCAGAGTTCCAGCGTGGGCGCTCGTCTTCCAGAAACAGAAGAGGCGCTTCAGTGCTAGATAGAAGAGATGGTATTGGTTTTCTCCACACCTCTGCTTAAGACCAATTCAGCTATGTAAGCACTGTATATATTCTCCATGTGATTTGGTTGACCGAGTGGAAGTTTGAATCAAGTACTACCAGAGGCAACAACCATGATTCTCTGGCTAGGACTTACTGGCAGATTGAAGGTACCTGTTTAGAAATGGTTCCTGGTTGTTTCTATGTTTGTTTTTGTATGTGGCTGTAGAACGTGGTAACTTGGAAAAAAATAAGTGGGTCCTATGCGTGCCAACAGACTCAGAGTGTTACTTTATAAATGCTTCTTTTCCACATCCAGCTTCTACAAGAAATGGTTGTTCCACTTTTGAAACTGACCTCTACAGATGTTGTATTCTATAGAAATTTGtccatatatgtatatatgttatatatttaGTCATGGGTTCAAATAATCTGTTTTAAATTGGATTTCGGATACTTGGTATTTGTGAACAAGTTACCAGCTTGTCTTTAATTTCTTATTACCTCTCATTTCTACACTTGTACCTGCTTTgatctttgactggttttatttAAAGGTCAGGCTGCAGTTTTAGACATGGCATTTGTCCTAAGTCTACAACCCACTGTTGTTCCACAGCCTCTTTTTAATTCACTGACTTGGTGGATTGCCGCCTTTTGTAATGAGCTTTCAGTGCCACAACAAAAGTACTTCTTTGTTACCAATAAACGGTTTTCCTCTACTCAAGGACTCTCTGGCTGTAGGTTTCTGTTTCTTTGCAATCAGTAAGTAAACAATATAAGAGAATTAAGGTATTCAGAAATAACTTATGCAGCACTATCTAGCTGCTGTAagaaatgctgatttttaaaaacattttgtttaaGCAAACTTGTGAAAGACAAAATTAGTATTTCAAAGCTTTCTAGTCAACTTATTTTTCTCATAAGTTTTTTTTCTCATACTGCTGATTAAGAGCCAAGAAAGATGTGCCCAATCCCTATGGTAACATTTAGTTCAAGATGAAATGTTATGTAATGTTATTGccatccaagttttccctcatgCTTCACTTCAAATGGCTTAGTCAAGGCCTGGGGAGTGTGCTAAGCATGGGAATATATCTTCTATAAGTTAACTTCACCGGTGTTCCTGTAACACAGTTTGCACCTACCATGAGCTTTAACTGGAACATGAATGGGTGCCAAAGGTGATATCTTCTAGGGGCTAATTCATACAAACAGTGCCAACCTCTCTTAAGCAGAAATTAATGTGGAAAAATGTCACATTAGTCCCCTGCACTTTGATTTTTTAACAGAGGATAGAATGGGTCTGAATCTTTTTGGCACTGTAATCTGTTGAACTAGCTGTCATAATTGTTTTGTACAAAAATACAGCTAACacatctttgcaaaaataaaaaaaacctgggaTAGGCAGCTATAGATAGTCATGTTAAATTCTTGCTCTCTAGCAGTTCTCCCCCTTTCCAGGAACCTGGAAATTTCTTCTCTCATTTCTGTCTCTACTTGATAAGAAcaaccagtactaagccaatatatactcaatagaattcaatgagcAACTatttgtgtatttcaacaattatatgaaaatacaaacattgtaacagtaatgtgaatgtgcaaacaaaagTTTTTTCAACAACATAAGCAAAGACCACACAAAGCAATAGCAGTCCACAAGGGAGGATGGAGAAGTCCACTAGCAAGGGGCTTGTGAGCCTCAAACAATGAGCAGTCTCAATTGGACCACAAATTGCAAATCCACGTATCAAACATTTGAAATATGCAAGAACATGGCACAAAGTGCCCAGCGAAGCTCAGAGCGGAGCCCGGGAACGCCTTCTGGATGTATAGCCACCAATatacattggcttcttcagccagcattaAATCTCTTTGGCAGTCACAGTGGAACCCGCAAAATTAATGTAGCTAAAAATAGCTCAGTCTTTAACGTTTGCCACAGTCTCTTGCCCTTATCTGGATGTTTGTGTCTGGTTTCCTATTTTTTAGAATATACAAGCTCATGTGTGCATATGCAATATACAAGCTCATATAGGCCCCCCGAAAGACATCTGAATCTAGTTTAGCATGTATACTCTTTTAACAAACCCTACCCAAGCCTGACTTTCACTAGAGCAATACAGTAGTAACCTGTACAGTAGCACACACACCCCGTCTGAAGTTGAGCAAGCTGTTAAGATACCAAGGGGACAGGCTATTTCTCCTTTGCAAGAAAGCGGATTCTGGTTCTTCCTGCAGATTATCACATCTTCATCCTTTATTTAAGTATCACCACATGTTTCACTTGATCCGATTTCAAAAAATGGGAACATTGTCACTTACTTTGAGGAGAGTTGCCTAAAATAGCAGTGGGCACAGGAGACTATCTGAGCCAGAAGCTGCGCAGTTGCTTATGCCACTTAAAATCCAATGATCAAAACCAACACACAACACAGGGAGCATAAATTTTTTAATttagatatttttattttattcaaaagtCTACTCAAGATGCAGGATCACTGTTTGATGCAgctatttttgtttttctttctgtgtttaTGGAAGACACAAGCTGAACTATTTCTGGGTGATTAAATTTTCCTGCAGATCAAGAGATCACAGTTAGTTAAGATGCCTTCTCATTTTGTTAGGTACTAGAAAATAGCAGAGATATTTCTAAGCACTTTTCAACATAAACTCCTTAATTGCACATGGCTTTTCATCCCATTTATCCTTGCAGCCTGTTTCATAAACCTCAGTGGAAGACAGTAAGGTAGGGACACTGCCACCAATGGTACAGAGGTTGGGAACCAATGCTCTTACTATTATGGAGAAGTATCACATGTAGGCCATATACTTCTAAAGTGTTAATAGCATAGACCACAACAAACAATGCACCGAATTCCACTTTCCCAACATGTGTTTTCCAAGACCGCAGTTAGCCATGTTTGTGATAAGCACGCCAGATTTCTgtttaaagagaaaaaattaatcCAACTGAATGCATGGAAACCTTATGTTTGCCAAAAATAGCTCTACATTTTCATTTCCATCCCACCTTTTGACTCACAAAAATGCAGGGAGTTCAATAACTTAATGAAAGCAATTTAACTTTGTATAATGGAAAGTCACAAGTAGCTTGGTTTTAGTAATGTCTGCAAAGCCTGgaattgaagctgccttatactgaatcagaccatcagtccatcaaagtccatattgtctattcagactgacagtggctctccaaggtcttaggcagaggtctttcacgttaccTGCTACATGGTCTTACAAAAAACtcacaggagatgccagggactgaaaccaggaccttctgcatgccaagcagatgctctgccacagagccacagctcctcccaattCTAAATTGCAAAGCCATTTACAATGTATCTCTTTTTTTGGAGGCTCAGAAGACTGATAAGTATTTGTCTGGCCTGCTTGAagatttccccccactttttttgcgatcaagtcacagctgacccttatggcgaccctgcaggcttttcaaggcaagagacattcagaggtgatttgtcattgcctagCTCTGAgtagtgaccctgggcttctttggtgatctctcattcaaatactagccaaggccaaccctgttttgctttcaaaatctgacaagattgggctagcctggacaatCCCAAATCAGGGCAGCTTTAGGCTACCTGGGAATTAAACAACTCACTGATAACCTTTCCAATGTTAGAGGGCTTTTTTTTCAGGAAGTACCCACTAAAATGCTTAAATGTACAACACAAATTCTTTAATTTCCATTATTCTAATTATCAGCCATTtctgaggattgggctgaaagtgtagtggaggcggcatgaccctgctgccagcgtaagtaacctcttatcacggaataagaggcacttatgctggcagtgggggcaATTCTGTCAGCGCCTGGGTGCTGCATGCTGCTCCTCTGACAGCAGTGTCTCCAGGACCtgaatcccagaagagaaatgcgggGAGTTGGGGGGAGCTGActatagtcagcttcctaagcccttccAGCCCGGGAATACTCCCGTCagaaacagcgttgctgcaccaggtttttcttggcgcagcatcgctgttttcaatgggtctaatttccccattttctatttatttgttttttaaaaggccttttttagccttgcaggggccggggaacctctttggaggtgccatggaGGACGCTCAGGCACGTtgttcctggctgctgcaaggctcaggaatgagctgtacgTCAGCACATTTGGTTGTGGTTAatggggaccaagtcctatgaggaaaggttgaaggagttcggtatgtttagtctggagaggagacaacagagaggtgatatgataaccacatACAGGTTAAAAGGGGGGGGCAGTATGCAGACTTATTTTACCCCTTTGTTAATTGGTTTTTTTGATGTTAAGTCCCCGGAAGAGGAATATCTAACTTACAGAAAAATCAGCATTCGATGTGATCAGGCGCAGACTTTTAGA contains:
- the LOC130483675 gene encoding ER lumen protein-retaining receptor 2-like; this encodes MNIFCLTGNLSHLAAIIILLLKIWKTCLCAGISGKNQLLFALVFTTHYLDLFTAFISFYNTSMKLIYIACSYATFYLIYMKFKATYDGNHETFRVEHLLVSVGRLSFLVNHDFTPLEILWTFSIYLESVAILPQLFMISKTGEVETITTHYLFFLGLYCALYLINWIWRYYFEGFFNLIAVVAGEVQTILYGVFFYLYVTKVLKGKKLRLPV